A region from the Brachyspira hampsonii genome encodes:
- a CDS encoding Ldh family oxidoreductase — translation MIKVNTKELMEAVYNKFKMAGVPNEQAGIVTDLLIYADIRGIHSHGVLRVEHYIERIKAGGINLNSEFNIEEKKPSFALMDADGGFGHVATQYAMEWALETVEKQGIALIGIKNNSHAGALGYYNKMAIDRNKVSLIMVNTDPCVIPFGGKRSFFGTNPISYGFPAKKDFILGDMATSEVSLGRIFTARENNETVPMNWGVDENGNPSSNPHEIKYVVPFGGVKGYLIMTMVEAFTGLLIGQAYCNNLVKMYGDMDKKRNLSTFMLVIDPAVYNDLDTYLNTVQSFIDDIRKEPALKEGETISIPGERKESCSADYLKNGIPLSEHVYKYIFDK, via the coding sequence ATGATAAAAGTTAATACAAAAGAATTAATGGAAGCTGTATACAATAAATTTAAAATGGCCGGAGTGCCTAATGAACAGGCTGGAATTGTTACGGATTTATTAATTTACGCGGATATAAGAGGAATACATTCACATGGAGTATTAAGGGTAGAGCATTATATAGAAAGAATAAAAGCAGGCGGAATAAATTTAAATTCAGAGTTCAATATAGAAGAGAAAAAACCGTCTTTTGCATTAATGGATGCTGACGGAGGATTCGGACATGTTGCAACACAGTATGCTATGGAATGGGCTTTGGAAACTGTTGAAAAACAAGGAATTGCTTTAATAGGAATAAAAAACAATAGTCATGCTGGGGCATTAGGGTATTATAATAAAATGGCTATAGATAGAAATAAAGTTTCTCTTATAATGGTTAATACGGATCCTTGCGTTATACCTTTTGGAGGAAAGAGATCTTTTTTTGGTACCAATCCTATAAGCTATGGATTTCCTGCCAAAAAAGATTTTATACTTGGTGATATGGCTACAAGTGAGGTATCGCTAGGCCGCATATTTACCGCCCGTGAAAACAATGAAACAGTACCTATGAATTGGGGTGTTGATGAAAATGGTAATCCTAGTTCTAATCCGCATGAAATAAAATATGTTGTACCTTTCGGAGGAGTTAAGGGATATTTGATAATGACTATGGTAGAAGCTTTTACAGGGCTTTTAATAGGGCAGGCATACTGCAATAATTTAGTAAAGATGTACGGCGATATGGATAAAAAAAGAAATCTATCCACATTTATGCTTGTTATTGATCCTGCTGTTTATAATGATTTAGACACTTATTTAAATACTGTGCAGTCATTCATTGATGATATAAGAAAAGAACCTGCTCTAAAAGAAGGTGAAACTATATCAATACCCGGTGAGAGAAAAGAGTCCTGTTCTGCTGATTACTTAAAAAATGGAATACCTTTATCAGAGCATGTTTATAAATATATTTTTGATAAGTAA
- a CDS encoding PepSY-like domain-containing protein, protein MKKILCLLVALTVLSTSALFADWYVPLNQVPQAVIATAKRTYPQAQIWAVEMEHYNVYKVKMNNMMELYIDKAGNLLGQEWDD, encoded by the coding sequence ATGAAAAAAATACTTTGTTTATTAGTAGCTTTAACAGTTTTAAGCACTTCAGCTTTATTTGCTGATTGGTATGTGCCTCTTAATCAAGTTCCTCAAGCTGTAATAGCAACTGCTAAGAGAACTTATCCTCAGGCTCAGATTTGGGCAGTAGAGATGGAGCATTACAATGTATATAAAGTTAAAATGAATAATATGATGGAATTATACATTGATAAAGCAGGTAATTTATTAGGTCAGGAATGGGACGATTAA
- a CDS encoding PepSY-like domain-containing protein, protein MKKILCLLVALTVLSTSALFADWYVPLNQVPQAVIATAKRTYPQAQIWAVEMEHYNVYKVKMNNMMELYIDKAGNLLGQEWDD, encoded by the coding sequence ATGAAAAAAATACTTTGTTTATTAGTAGCTTTAACAGTTTTAAGTACTTCAGCTTTATTTGCTGATTGGTATGTGCCTCTTAATCAAGTTCCTCAAGCTGTAATAGCAACTGCTAAGAGAACTTATCCTCAGGCTCAGATTTGGGCAGTAGAGATGGAGCATTACAATGTATATAAAGTTAAAATGAATAATATGATGGAATTATACATTGATAAAGCAGGCAATCTATTAGGTCAGGAATGGGACGATTAA
- a CDS encoding PepSY-like domain-containing protein has product MTTIKKALSIIFVSAMLTGSLFAQYNGYYDNNQGQGGGQGGYQDPYGQQGGQGGYQDPYAQPPAQGQQNYQDPYAQQGGQGAQYGYGVQLSSIPQNAQNFIKQHFANVKVTFIERDWDDIEVYLENGTQIDFFPNGDWKEVKCYGNMPSTILPANVMNTVKRTYPNAQIIKIEKQFTIFEIKLNNMMELYVDNNGQLLGQKWDD; this is encoded by the coding sequence ATGACTACTATAAAAAAAGCTTTATCTATAATTTTTGTTTCAGCAATGCTTACAGGATCATTGTTTGCTCAATATAATGGATATTATGACAATAATCAAGGTCAAGGCGGCGGACAAGGAGGCTATCAAGATCCTTATGGACAGCAAGGAGGACAAGGAGGCTATCAAGATCCTTATGCTCAGCCTCCAGCTCAAGGACAGCAAAATTATCAAGATCCTTATGCTCAACAAGGAGGTCAAGGTGCACAATATGGATACGGAGTGCAATTGTCTTCTATACCTCAAAATGCTCAGAATTTTATAAAACAGCATTTTGCTAATGTGAAAGTAACTTTTATAGAAAGAGATTGGGACGATATTGAAGTATATTTAGAAAATGGTACTCAAATCGATTTCTTCCCTAATGGCGATTGGAAAGAAGTAAAATGTTATGGTAATATGCCTTCTACTATACTTCCTGCTAATGTTATGAATACAGTAAAAAGAACTTATCCTAATGCTCAAATTATCAAAATAGAAAAACAGTTCACTATATTTGAAATCAAATTAAATAATATGATGGAATTATATGTTGATAATAATGGTCAGTTATTAGGTCAAAAATGGGACGATTAA